One window from the genome of Sulfodiicoccus acidiphilus encodes:
- a CDS encoding carbohydrate kinase family protein, with translation MTSTLLIGFSMVDVLVRVPRLPGPGEVVQAHTLTSPGGHPVNVSVDLRGLGFHGRICVSSAVGPDPWGAYLAEELGSVGVTFVPLVVPLETGRTVVIVEDGLDRRFLTFHGANEALSRDWTLKLLESENPDLLYLAMGLVGEVDTAAPELLDRARELGAVTVLDFSLSGGKRKEIASAVKHADVVHCNVDELLSLSGESELLKAAKLRGNSTALFVTDGSRGAHLFVGDRHLAQGPFQVEEANPTGAGDAFTAGLIFRLLVDRRALSDLDQQAASLTFAQAVGAAKVTKLRSSGVTMEEVNKVLEAQGESVMSTLIVERIRDS, from the coding sequence TTGACCTCAACCCTTCTGATAGGGTTTTCGATGGTAGACGTTTTGGTGCGTGTACCAAGGCTTCCCGGCCCGGGGGAGGTTGTCCAAGCACACACGCTGACTAGCCCAGGTGGGCACCCTGTCAACGTCTCCGTTGACCTGAGGGGATTGGGATTCCACGGCCGAATCTGTGTCTCCTCTGCTGTGGGGCCGGATCCGTGGGGGGCCTACTTGGCTGAGGAATTAGGATCGGTCGGTGTGACCTTCGTCCCCCTGGTAGTTCCCTTGGAGACCGGCAGGACAGTGGTAATAGTGGAGGACGGCCTAGACAGGAGGTTCCTCACCTTTCACGGCGCGAACGAGGCGCTCAGCAGGGACTGGACCCTGAAGCTCTTGGAAAGCGAGAACCCGGACCTCCTGTACTTAGCCATGGGACTGGTGGGAGAAGTGGACACGGCAGCTCCGGAACTGTTGGATAGGGCTAGGGAGCTCGGGGCTGTGACAGTACTCGACTTCAGTCTCTCTGGGGGAAAGAGGAAGGAGATAGCCTCAGCAGTGAAGCACGCCGACGTCGTTCACTGTAACGTCGATGAACTCCTCTCCCTCAGCGGTGAGTCGGAGCTTCTCAAGGCGGCGAAGTTGAGGGGAAACTCGACGGCCCTGTTCGTGACTGATGGGAGTAGGGGTGCGCACCTGTTCGTCGGGGATCGTCACCTAGCCCAAGGTCCCTTCCAGGTGGAAGAGGCGAACCCGACTGGGGCGGGGGATGCCTTCACGGCCGGGCTTATCTTTCGTCTCCTCGTCGACAGAAGGGCACTGTCCGACCTAGATCAACAGGCAGCTTCGTTGACCTTCGCGCAGGCGGTGGGGGCGGCGAAGGTGACCAAGCTCAGGTCCTCAGGAGTCACGATGGAGGAAGTGAACAAGGTATTGGAGGCTCAAGGGGAATCCGTGATGTCTACGTTGATTGTGGAGCGGATCCGCGACTCCTAG
- a CDS encoding sugar phosphate isomerase/epimerase family protein: protein MLDLPWKLGVISDEISQDFRHSLKVIRELGASHVELRNLWGKNVTELAEGQLSEALAMVKEAGLTVSNVDSPAFKCRIADDESYRKHLTVLRRAVELTKRLDLKFTRIFTFWFERQFEDVTDFLEQRFGPAIDLAASEGVVLVIENEYSCNVGTGAEVRKFLERIKTRWVRTLWDPGNAFFARETPYPRGYQQVRDTVLHVHLKDATVENGHFVWKPIGAGSIDYAGFFEEVKGSSFVLSLETHYRAPSGNPEESTRESFTGMVNLMRELA, encoded by the coding sequence GTGTTAGATCTGCCTTGGAAATTGGGAGTGATATCCGATGAGATCTCGCAGGACTTCAGACACTCCCTGAAGGTTATTAGAGAGTTGGGGGCCTCACATGTGGAGCTGAGGAACTTGTGGGGTAAGAACGTCACCGAATTGGCTGAAGGTCAACTCTCCGAGGCTCTGGCTATGGTCAAGGAGGCTGGACTTACAGTCTCCAACGTCGACTCTCCGGCGTTCAAGTGCAGGATAGCCGACGATGAGTCCTACAGGAAGCACCTCACTGTTCTCCGGAGGGCAGTGGAGCTAACGAAGAGGTTAGACTTAAAGTTCACTAGGATATTCACGTTCTGGTTCGAGAGGCAGTTCGAGGACGTGACAGACTTCCTGGAGCAACGCTTCGGTCCAGCGATCGACCTGGCGGCCAGCGAGGGAGTGGTGTTGGTGATCGAGAACGAGTACAGTTGCAACGTCGGAACGGGAGCTGAAGTGAGGAAGTTCCTAGAGAGGATCAAGACACGTTGGGTAAGGACGCTGTGGGACCCAGGTAACGCCTTCTTCGCTAGGGAAACTCCATATCCTAGGGGGTATCAGCAAGTGAGGGACACCGTCCTTCACGTTCACTTGAAGGACGCCACCGTGGAAAACGGACACTTCGTGTGGAAACCGATCGGCGCTGGTTCCATAGATTACGCTGGCTTCTTCGAGGAAGTGAAGGGGAGTTCCTTCGTGCTCTCGCTGGAGACACACTATCGGGCTCCCTCAGGGAACCCAGAGGAGAGTACGCGGGAGTCGTTCACGGGAATGGTGAACCTGATGAGAGAATTGGCCTGA
- a CDS encoding Gfo/Idh/MocA family protein — MDKLRVGVIGVGGHGRNRHLVPYRRLEDVELVAVADVNQDTARKVGEEFGVAHYVDYKEMLDKEKPDLVSVVTPTGLHARIASDALKAGADVLVDKPAGANLREVMELFNLSREVRKRVMVGYWSRFSPALSYVLSLARDGALGQVYHVSASIVRRRGIPGLPTFIDKSLNGGRGALLDIGCYVIDNALAPLGFPPPRSVSGAIYSKIGVRREEVPLNWGSWDPSKFDLEDYAVALVKFDRFTMSLEVGWAANVSHQGEVTLVRILGDEGGVEMRGTEAITDVTFHGVQAGHVVDVKPHLKKADLPFEMVREFVSSVREGRDPSPNLRESLILHAVIDGIYNSAEEGKEVTLTSLSG; from the coding sequence ATGGACAAACTCAGAGTCGGCGTGATAGGCGTAGGAGGACATGGCAGGAATAGACATCTCGTCCCTTACAGGAGACTCGAAGATGTAGAGTTAGTTGCGGTGGCCGACGTGAACCAAGACACCGCCAGGAAAGTGGGGGAGGAGTTCGGTGTGGCCCACTACGTGGACTACAAGGAGATGTTGGACAAGGAGAAGCCCGACTTAGTGAGCGTTGTAACACCGACCGGACTGCACGCTAGAATAGCGTCAGACGCACTTAAGGCGGGGGCCGACGTGTTAGTTGACAAGCCCGCAGGGGCGAACCTAAGGGAGGTCATGGAACTTTTCAACCTCTCGAGGGAGGTCAGGAAGAGAGTCATGGTGGGCTACTGGTCTAGGTTCTCTCCGGCCCTCTCTTACGTTCTCAGCCTCGCCAGGGACGGGGCGCTTGGCCAGGTGTATCACGTCTCGGCCTCCATAGTTAGAAGGCGGGGAATTCCGGGGTTACCAACCTTCATAGACAAGTCGCTCAACGGTGGAAGAGGTGCCCTCCTGGACATAGGGTGCTACGTCATAGACAACGCCTTGGCACCGCTGGGCTTCCCACCTCCCAGGAGCGTTTCTGGAGCAATTTACTCTAAGATAGGAGTGAGGAGGGAGGAAGTCCCCTTGAACTGGGGTTCCTGGGATCCGTCAAAGTTCGACCTAGAGGACTACGCAGTTGCTTTGGTCAAGTTCGATCGCTTCACCATGTCCCTGGAAGTCGGGTGGGCCGCCAACGTCTCCCATCAGGGTGAGGTCACCTTGGTGAGGATTCTAGGAGACGAAGGCGGGGTGGAGATGAGGGGGACAGAGGCCATCACTGACGTCACCTTCCACGGAGTTCAGGCCGGCCACGTCGTTGACGTGAAGCCCCACCTGAAGAAGGCGGACCTGCCCTTCGAAATGGTGAGGGAGTTCGTGAGCTCGGTGAGGGAAGGAAGAGACCCCTCTCCCAACCTCAGGGAGAGCTTGATACTCCACGCCGTTATAGATGGTATCTACAACTCCGCGGAGGAGGGGAAGGAAGTCACCCTAACCTCACTTTCAGGGTGA
- a CDS encoding class I fructose-bisphosphate aldolase, whose protein sequence is MNKSRRFKRLFPDGMSLIVAMDHGVTYGPMKGIERLKVAVERVSRGGADAVMVSVGSIKSIEDVLSPSISVVATVFDREDVVAALKLGADGVKTTYFGEVPLPSGQAVRLREVAREADDWGVPYLIEVVPVDERGEVVYEPRRVALSARVGAELGGDVVKVPYTGDPRSFREVVEGCPIPVVIMGGPKLDRQDQVLSMVREAVDAGGAGVAFGRNVWGHQDVEGMTRALRGVIHQGWSVQIAMASSFTQER, encoded by the coding sequence ATGAACAAGAGTAGACGATTCAAGAGGCTATTTCCCGACGGAATGTCGCTCATCGTTGCCATGGACCACGGCGTTACGTACGGCCCGATGAAGGGTATCGAAAGGCTAAAGGTGGCCGTGGAAAGGGTATCTCGGGGTGGAGCTGACGCAGTTATGGTCTCGGTGGGTTCGATCAAGTCCATCGAAGACGTCCTCTCTCCTTCCATCTCTGTGGTTGCCACGGTTTTCGACAGGGAAGACGTGGTAGCGGCCCTCAAGTTGGGGGCTGACGGAGTTAAGACCACCTACTTCGGCGAGGTACCACTACCCTCAGGCCAGGCAGTTAGGTTGAGGGAGGTCGCCAGGGAGGCTGACGATTGGGGCGTCCCTTACCTCATCGAGGTCGTTCCAGTGGACGAGAGGGGGGAGGTGGTCTACGAGCCACGGAGGGTCGCTCTCTCCGCCAGGGTGGGTGCTGAGCTCGGTGGAGACGTGGTGAAGGTGCCATACACCGGAGATCCACGGAGCTTCAGGGAGGTGGTGGAGGGATGTCCAATTCCTGTAGTGATCATGGGGGGCCCGAAATTGGACAGACAGGACCAGGTCCTCTCAATGGTCAGGGAGGCAGTAGACGCTGGAGGTGCAGGGGTGGCCTTCGGTAGGAACGTATGGGGGCACCAGGACGTCGAAGGAATGACAAGGGCGTTGAGGGGAGTGATTCACCAGGGTTGGTCGGTCCAGATCGCCATGGCCTCCTCTTTCACCCAAGAACGGTAG
- the malA gene encoding alpha-glucosidase MalA, with protein sequence MPKVDVLRGKNTFKVSVNDPRPVVEFPFKGDGSSLGELPESLDVYEGQPPSPLKGSGIVIQKKLGFREHVLGLGEKAFELDRRRITVQMWNTDVGGVYFWYTDPMYKSINFLISVTDGKTVGYFVNSASRVVVDVGNFEYDKLTFFVPERSAELFVFQGKSVEEVVEAYTELTGKPFLLPEWALGYQISRYSYYPQDYVVKIVEEHLKEGFKVSAVYLDIDYMDKYRMFTWDRGRFPDPAELSRKLHSMGVKLITIVSPCLKVEQGYGPFAEALGCFVERPTGEIYVDRMWPGHSAWIDFLNERARSWWKAKLKELLSQGVDAIWLDMNEPAVLFKESKTIDEDAVHTLDDGRKVPHAVVHNAYGYYEAQATYAALRETRDDVFVLSRAAYAGSQKYTAVWTGDNVSSWDDLRLQLVLIQGLSVSGVPYVGCDIGGFSGRFQRVNASSSPELLVRFYEAALFFPLFRNHKAKGGVDQEPYNLPDLWKEKVRRVVSLRYAFLPYLSALVLEAHEKGHPIVRPLAYHFQDDENVYRLDDEFMVGSHLLQAPIVAPGVESRKVYLPRGRWSEFWTGKEYAGPTWADSVSEIPLYAREGAVVPMTGEEGVDFVVYGDGGELKLRDGTIASTKGRALTFSGELLVDKVTVLGESKRTLKVGGKRKEVKLG encoded by the coding sequence ATGCCCAAGGTGGATGTGCTAAGGGGTAAGAACACTTTCAAGGTCTCCGTGAACGACCCGAGGCCTGTGGTGGAGTTCCCGTTCAAGGGTGATGGGTCTTCTTTGGGCGAACTGCCCGAGTCCTTGGACGTTTACGAGGGACAACCACCGTCCCCGTTGAAAGGGAGCGGAATAGTAATTCAGAAGAAGCTCGGCTTCAGGGAACACGTCCTGGGACTGGGAGAGAAGGCGTTCGAACTCGATCGGAGGAGGATAACTGTACAGATGTGGAACACCGACGTCGGGGGCGTGTATTTCTGGTACACGGACCCCATGTACAAATCAATCAACTTCCTCATCTCAGTTACGGACGGGAAAACGGTTGGCTACTTCGTCAACTCGGCCTCCAGGGTCGTGGTCGACGTCGGAAACTTTGAGTACGACAAGTTGACGTTCTTCGTCCCAGAGCGATCGGCGGAACTCTTCGTGTTTCAAGGGAAGTCAGTTGAAGAAGTGGTGGAGGCCTACACGGAGCTCACGGGGAAGCCGTTCCTACTGCCAGAGTGGGCCCTGGGATACCAAATAAGCAGGTACTCGTACTACCCCCAGGACTACGTGGTGAAGATAGTCGAGGAGCACCTTAAGGAAGGGTTCAAGGTAAGTGCGGTGTACCTCGACATAGACTACATGGATAAGTACAGGATGTTCACGTGGGACAGGGGAAGGTTCCCAGACCCGGCCGAACTGTCCCGGAAGCTACATTCAATGGGAGTTAAGCTGATCACGATAGTGAGCCCTTGCCTTAAGGTCGAACAGGGCTACGGGCCGTTCGCGGAGGCCCTTGGTTGCTTCGTGGAGAGGCCAACGGGAGAGATCTACGTGGATAGGATGTGGCCTGGTCACTCGGCTTGGATAGATTTCCTCAACGAGAGGGCGAGGAGTTGGTGGAAGGCCAAGCTCAAGGAACTCCTGTCGCAAGGAGTGGACGCCATATGGTTGGACATGAACGAGCCGGCAGTGCTCTTCAAGGAGAGCAAGACGATCGACGAGGACGCGGTGCACACGCTGGACGACGGAAGGAAAGTTCCCCACGCCGTCGTCCACAACGCCTACGGTTACTACGAGGCCCAAGCGACCTACGCTGCCCTGAGGGAAACCAGGGATGACGTCTTCGTCCTCTCGAGGGCAGCGTACGCCGGTTCCCAGAAGTACACCGCCGTCTGGACAGGAGACAACGTGTCCAGCTGGGACGATCTCAGGCTACAACTGGTGCTGATCCAGGGACTTTCAGTGAGCGGTGTTCCATACGTTGGATGTGACATAGGGGGGTTCTCGGGGAGGTTCCAGAGGGTCAATGCGTCCTCCTCGCCCGAACTTCTAGTGAGGTTCTACGAGGCCGCCCTCTTCTTCCCCCTGTTCAGGAACCACAAGGCAAAGGGTGGAGTGGACCAAGAGCCCTACAACTTGCCGGACCTTTGGAAGGAGAAGGTAAGACGGGTGGTCAGCCTAAGGTACGCGTTCTTACCCTACCTAAGTGCGCTGGTTCTAGAGGCCCACGAGAAGGGGCACCCTATCGTAAGGCCTTTGGCCTATCACTTCCAAGACGACGAGAACGTCTACAGGCTCGACGATGAGTTCATGGTCGGCTCCCACCTACTTCAGGCCCCCATTGTGGCTCCTGGCGTTGAAAGTAGGAAAGTCTACCTACCGAGAGGGAGGTGGTCCGAGTTCTGGACAGGGAAGGAGTACGCTGGCCCGACGTGGGCAGACTCCGTCTCGGAGATCCCACTATATGCTAGGGAAGGTGCCGTAGTGCCGATGACGGGAGAGGAAGGGGTGGATTTCGTGGTGTACGGCGATGGGGGAGAGCTGAAGTTGAGGGACGGGACGATCGCTTCGACAAAGGGAAGAGCCCTGACCTTCTCTGGGGAACTGTTGGTGGACAAGGTCACTGTGTTAGGCGAGAGCAAGAGGACTTTGAAGGTAGGAGGGAAGAGGAAGGAGGTGAAGCTCGGATAG
- a CDS encoding alpha-mannosidase gives MRTHQELESRLNYVLASSFKRPTFLKWEEAKGNVGKVNVDSTGGNFRLMVVDSAGSALVKLDGRPHFEIDRYHISVPVPVGRHEVSVEFSNLMDFGEKVEVNLGTPVAVERDFSALRLWAYGSSILDAVRSLKDPELEEDMLSLLSKALAKAPFRTVSRDQLILAVKAAGLPRWVERFPASIEKDLEPIYAEEEDGSRFEKALLYLKEGLGELRRKYGKRGLLIAVGHAHIDTAWLWNFDETRRKVHRTFSTVLTLMDRYDFHHVQSASIYYEWLKEDHPELFQRIKEKVKEGKWELAASYVETDTNMVTGESLARQLLYSQRFFLREFGRLAEVLWLPDTFGFASTVPEVARLGGAKAFATHKVFWNDTNTFPYNVFHWVAPDGSKIPAVAFGHGKGGYNSDFSASSVVEQWRGWKEKDQPMLYAYGYGDGGGGPTEEMLLRAEAIEELPVLPKVSLGGVSTELSKISPVDQWRGELYVETHRGVFTSHSAMKYLNRRAELALREAEIWSSIAGTYARERFQRLWKVVLKDQFHDVLPGSAIRDVYKVAYRELEEVINEAESLTGEALSKLLGSGDQLVACNSLQWSRTDYVKVNAELEGGQEVEGGTLVRTTVPPMGCSKLSPSQPTTPVRVEEGDDWIVLDNGLLRVTLNQSGEVESVVDLREGRQVIKGGGNRIVVYENVPGPNDAWDVEASYELASTHIKASHVEVTARGPLMGEVTTIRKFGRNEIEQKVRLLADSDRLDFFTVVRMRDRELMVKAWFDFDVNAENYVVDAPFGVTERPTHRNTSWEAARFEAPMQKFVDLSEGDYGVSLLNDGKYGVAVKGSSVGITLTRTPIFPDPATDLEETKFTYSLLPHRGTWRDGLPVRRAWELNVPLRVVRASSDLPSQLSVEGDLVLEAVKIGEDDDSVVLRLFEFQNRRGNCVLRFNRPVSAAEATDLLELNGVQKKLRVEGNSVSLDYGNREIVTLKVRLG, from the coding sequence ATGAGAACTCATCAAGAACTCGAATCACGGCTTAACTACGTCCTCGCGAGCTCGTTCAAGAGACCCACCTTCCTCAAGTGGGAAGAGGCCAAAGGGAACGTGGGGAAAGTGAACGTGGACTCGACAGGTGGAAACTTCAGGCTGATGGTGGTGGACAGTGCGGGCAGTGCACTGGTCAAGCTCGACGGGAGACCTCACTTCGAGATAGACAGATATCACATATCTGTGCCTGTTCCGGTGGGCAGGCACGAGGTGAGCGTCGAATTCTCTAACCTCATGGACTTCGGGGAGAAGGTGGAAGTTAACTTAGGAACGCCTGTTGCGGTGGAGAGGGACTTCAGTGCCCTCAGACTTTGGGCTTACGGAAGTTCTATCCTAGACGCAGTCAGGTCGCTCAAGGATCCAGAGTTGGAAGAGGACATGCTCTCCTTGCTCTCCAAGGCCTTAGCCAAGGCACCATTCAGGACTGTGTCTAGGGATCAGCTCATCCTCGCCGTTAAGGCAGCAGGCCTCCCTAGGTGGGTGGAAAGGTTTCCTGCGTCCATCGAGAAGGACCTAGAGCCCATATACGCTGAGGAGGAAGACGGCTCTAGGTTCGAGAAGGCCCTGTTGTACCTGAAGGAGGGATTGGGGGAACTGAGGAGGAAGTACGGAAAACGCGGCCTATTGATAGCGGTGGGACACGCCCACATAGACACGGCATGGCTCTGGAACTTCGACGAGACTAGGAGGAAAGTGCACAGGACCTTCTCCACAGTCCTCACTCTGATGGACAGGTACGACTTCCACCACGTCCAGAGCGCATCGATATACTACGAGTGGCTGAAGGAGGACCACCCAGAGCTCTTCCAGCGGATTAAGGAAAAGGTGAAGGAGGGGAAGTGGGAACTAGCCGCCTCTTACGTGGAAACTGACACCAACATGGTCACAGGAGAGTCTCTGGCTAGGCAGTTGTTGTATTCCCAGAGGTTCTTCCTGAGGGAGTTCGGAAGACTGGCAGAAGTCCTCTGGCTCCCAGACACGTTCGGCTTCGCATCTACCGTCCCCGAGGTAGCCAGACTAGGAGGGGCAAAGGCCTTCGCGACACACAAGGTGTTCTGGAACGACACCAACACTTTCCCCTACAACGTGTTCCACTGGGTTGCCCCCGACGGTTCCAAGATCCCGGCCGTGGCCTTCGGACACGGGAAGGGAGGTTACAACTCGGACTTCAGTGCCTCAAGCGTGGTAGAACAGTGGAGAGGGTGGAAGGAGAAGGACCAGCCCATGCTCTACGCTTACGGCTACGGCGACGGAGGGGGTGGCCCCACCGAGGAGATGTTACTAAGGGCGGAGGCGATAGAAGAACTGCCAGTACTACCCAAGGTGTCCCTGGGAGGAGTGAGCACGGAGCTCTCCAAGATATCCCCTGTCGACCAGTGGAGAGGTGAGCTTTACGTCGAGACGCACAGGGGGGTGTTCACTTCGCACTCCGCAATGAAGTATCTCAACAGGAGGGCAGAACTCGCCCTAAGGGAGGCCGAGATCTGGTCCTCGATTGCAGGAACTTACGCTAGAGAGAGGTTCCAGCGCCTATGGAAGGTCGTACTGAAGGACCAGTTCCACGACGTACTCCCAGGCTCCGCCATAAGGGACGTCTACAAAGTCGCCTACAGGGAACTGGAGGAAGTGATCAATGAGGCAGAGTCCCTGACTGGGGAGGCCCTCTCCAAGCTCCTTGGTTCGGGAGACCAGTTGGTTGCCTGCAACTCGCTCCAGTGGAGCAGGACCGACTACGTTAAGGTGAACGCTGAGTTAGAAGGGGGTCAGGAGGTTGAAGGTGGAACGTTGGTCAGGACGACGGTCCCCCCAATGGGTTGCTCTAAGCTCTCGCCCTCTCAACCCACCACACCGGTGAGGGTGGAGGAGGGAGACGACTGGATAGTCCTCGATAACGGCCTGCTGAGGGTGACGTTGAATCAGAGCGGGGAAGTGGAGTCGGTGGTCGACCTTAGGGAGGGAAGACAGGTCATCAAGGGAGGCGGCAACAGAATTGTGGTGTACGAGAACGTTCCAGGTCCTAACGATGCGTGGGACGTCGAGGCGAGCTACGAACTAGCCTCGACCCACATTAAGGCGTCTCACGTCGAAGTGACGGCGCGCGGACCTCTCATGGGAGAAGTGACCACTATAAGGAAGTTCGGAAGGAACGAAATAGAGCAAAAGGTGAGGTTACTGGCGGACTCCGACAGACTCGACTTCTTCACGGTTGTGAGGATGAGGGACAGGGAATTGATGGTTAAGGCGTGGTTCGACTTCGATGTCAACGCCGAGAATTACGTGGTGGACGCGCCCTTCGGGGTGACGGAGAGACCAACCCACAGGAACACCAGCTGGGAGGCTGCGAGGTTCGAGGCCCCAATGCAGAAGTTCGTAGATCTCTCTGAGGGAGACTACGGTGTTTCTCTCCTGAACGACGGAAAATACGGCGTGGCCGTTAAGGGAAGTTCGGTCGGGATCACCCTGACTAGGACACCCATATTCCCAGACCCAGCTACCGACCTAGAAGAGACGAAGTTCACCTACTCTCTCCTCCCACACCGGGGAACCTGGAGGGACGGACTTCCAGTTAGGAGGGCATGGGAGCTAAACGTGCCACTCAGGGTAGTCAGGGCCTCCTCCGACCTTCCTTCTCAGCTGTCGGTTGAGGGAGACCTAGTGCTGGAGGCCGTGAAGATCGGGGAGGACGACGACTCCGTGGTGCTCAGACTCTTCGAGTTCCAGAACAGGAGGGGAAACTGCGTCCTAAGGTTCAACAGGCCAGTGAGTGCCGCAGAGGCCACGGACTTGTTAGAACTTAACGGTGTTCAGAAGAAACTCAGGGTGGAAGGGAACTCGGTCTCCTTGGACTACGGAAACAGGGAGATCGTCACCCTGAAAGTGAGGTTAGGGTGA
- a CDS encoding NAD-dependent epimerase/dehydratase family protein, with amino-acid sequence MYLVTGASGFMGKFLVERLANAGEVIATGRSSSPFKRGVKYVKLDVSDREEVDRVFSEYRPDVVFHMAALMADACESNPTEAFRVNVRGTENLLEASSKYGAKRFVFASSISVYGLDVPRPVREEHAGKPSLLYGVTKYYGEMVGLWYDRKGLLEFRAVRPSVVFGPGRVRGPSSQYSSAIVDAALRGEKVVIRNPDDRVNYIYVRDAVEVTARLGEIASAPSKVYNAGGFSCTVMEFVEAVREIVPGTQYVISPSPSVKYVTEIDNTLAERELGWRPRFDLRKSIEDYVNTVKRGSDVFTL; translated from the coding sequence ATGTACCTAGTCACAGGGGCTAGTGGGTTCATGGGAAAGTTCCTAGTTGAGAGGCTAGCAAATGCTGGAGAAGTGATCGCGACCGGAAGGTCTTCCTCCCCTTTCAAGAGAGGGGTGAAGTACGTTAAGCTGGACGTGTCAGACAGGGAGGAGGTGGACAGAGTCTTCTCTGAGTACAGGCCGGATGTGGTATTCCACATGGCGGCCCTGATGGCCGACGCTTGTGAGTCCAACCCAACCGAGGCCTTCAGGGTAAACGTGAGGGGAACGGAGAACCTCCTGGAGGCCAGCTCCAAGTACGGCGCGAAGAGGTTCGTCTTCGCTAGCTCGATATCCGTTTACGGATTGGACGTACCTAGACCCGTCAGGGAGGAACATGCGGGTAAGCCCTCCCTTCTATACGGGGTCACAAAGTACTACGGGGAAATGGTGGGGCTCTGGTACGATAGAAAGGGTTTGCTGGAGTTCAGGGCGGTGAGACCCAGCGTGGTGTTTGGCCCTGGGAGGGTGAGAGGGCCGTCGTCTCAGTACTCGAGTGCCATAGTCGACGCCGCCCTCAGGGGGGAGAAGGTTGTCATAAGGAACCCCGACGACAGGGTGAACTACATCTACGTCAGGGACGCCGTGGAGGTTACAGCTAGGCTCGGGGAGATCGCTTCAGCACCGTCCAAGGTGTACAACGCTGGCGGCTTCTCGTGCACAGTTATGGAGTTCGTCGAGGCTGTGAGGGAGATCGTTCCAGGGACTCAATACGTTATTTCACCCTCCCCGTCGGTCAAGTACGTGACCGAGATAGACAACACTTTAGCCGAGAGAGAGCTAGGTTGGAGGCCTCGCTTCGACCTGAGGAAGTCCATAGAGGACTACGTAAATACTGTGAAGAGGGGTAGTGACGTATTTACCCTATGA
- a CDS encoding Gfo/Idh/MocA family protein: protein MKTRPVGVAVVGLGNIGKVHARLIRELERDGVSKLVAVVDQVPQVAEDVGRKLSVPYHFTLDSVLKDHDVEVLVIATPTYMHSPQAIMALEYGKDVIVEKPLSTTLAGAKELSSRARKLGRKVGVVYQERYAPELRELKSAVDGGKMGRIFLLEAQLSWYRDEIAYYKKDELARSWRGLWNTEGGGVLTNQGIHTVDLICWLGGKVEEVFGFTSNADHPSITVEDTAVGVIKFSGGALASLSLTVSARPSDRQFRRLRVVGTEGQAEVTDYTITSMFTREGRRSGPSVTNSDTVTQSGGLHMLLLRDFLKAYADGGEFPINAEEGTRALEVIKGLYVSSWTGRSQRIPLDLNYVA, encoded by the coding sequence GTGAAGACGAGGCCTGTGGGAGTTGCCGTGGTCGGGCTTGGGAACATAGGCAAGGTTCACGCTAGGCTGATCAGGGAACTGGAGAGGGATGGAGTATCTAAGTTAGTGGCCGTAGTAGACCAAGTACCACAGGTGGCCGAGGACGTCGGTAGGAAGTTGAGTGTCCCCTACCACTTCACTCTGGACTCGGTCCTCAAGGACCACGACGTTGAGGTGTTGGTGATAGCGACCCCCACCTACATGCACTCGCCACAAGCCATAATGGCCTTGGAGTACGGTAAGGACGTGATAGTGGAGAAACCGCTCTCAACGACGTTGGCCGGTGCCAAGGAGCTCTCGTCTAGAGCAAGGAAACTGGGGAGGAAAGTCGGCGTAGTCTACCAAGAAAGGTACGCTCCAGAGCTACGCGAGCTCAAATCCGCAGTAGATGGGGGCAAAATGGGGAGGATCTTCCTCCTGGAGGCCCAGCTCAGTTGGTACAGGGACGAGATCGCCTACTACAAAAAGGACGAGCTGGCTAGAAGTTGGAGGGGACTGTGGAACACTGAGGGGGGAGGAGTCCTCACCAACCAGGGAATACACACGGTCGACCTGATCTGCTGGCTCGGAGGGAAGGTGGAGGAAGTCTTCGGCTTCACTTCTAACGCTGACCATCCATCTATCACGGTCGAGGACACTGCAGTTGGGGTGATTAAGTTCTCCGGGGGAGCGTTGGCCTCCCTCTCCCTCACAGTCAGTGCCAGGCCGAGCGACAGGCAGTTCAGGAGGTTGAGGGTGGTCGGAACGGAGGGGCAGGCCGAGGTGACGGACTACACGATCACTTCCATGTTCACCAGGGAAGGAAGGAGATCTGGGCCTTCAGTCACTAACTCAGACACGGTGACCCAGTCAGGGGGACTCCACATGCTGCTGCTCAGGGACTTCCTCAAGGCCTACGCCGACGGGGGGGAGTTCCCGATAAACGCGGAGGAGGGAACGAGGGCCCTGGAGGTGATAAAGGGCCTTTACGTGTCCTCTTGGACTGGGAGGTCCCAAAGGATCCCCTTGGACCTCAACTACGTCGCCTGA